The Microbacterium schleiferi genome contains the following window.
GCAGGAGAAGTTAGGAGCATCCCGATGCGAACCAAAGAGTCCCTGTGGGGCTTCTTCGCCAGCGACCCGCAACTGTCCTTCAACGAGAAAGGAGAGGCGCGACTGTTCGCCTGGATCGGTCAGGAGCAGTTCGAGCGCAACCCGGACGGCTCGTTCACCCAGGGCGAGACGAAGTTCTACCCGTTCAAGATGTTCCGGAAGACCGCGGAGCACGCCTACGAGAAGTTCGCGCGCGGCGACACCTTCGTCGCCAGCGGGCACGTCCAGAAGTTCAGCTACGAGAAGAACGGCGAGACGATCAGCGGCGAGGAGTTCATCGCCACGCACATCGGCCCCGATGCCGCCCGCACGAGCTACGCCGTCGATCGCGGCCGCTCGCGCACGCAGCACGTCGAGAGCGCAGCCATCGAAGCGCCAGACCCGACCATCCCCCAGCAACCGTCACCCCGTCCGATGACGCTGTGAGGCCGCGTCATGACCACCGACGAGACGCTGTTCCCGCCCGATGACCCCGACTTCGATGTGCCTCCGCTCGAGGAACCGGAGCCCGAGCCGGTGACACCTTCGCCGAGGCCGGCCAAGGAGCCGGACGCCGAGGCGAAGGACACGCCGGAGCCGCCGCGCCCCGTCAACTGGAACATCCTGACCGCGGCCGAGGCGCAGGTGGAGTGGCTGGAGCTGAACGCCTTCGTGAACTGGCTGCGTCACGAGTTCGGCCTGAGCGTGAACGTCGTGCCGCCGTTCTGGCATCGGCACCCGGAGCTGGTGTGGCCGCTGTCGGCGCTGCGGCAGCACTACCTCAACGCCTACGACAAGAAGCAGCACGGCTCGGCACCGTTCGGCTGGTGGCGCGACTTCTGGGCGTTCGTGCCGCAGCTTCGGGACGCGGTGACCGCGTGCGGCACGAAGCTCAACACCGACCGTCCGACGCGGCAGGCGGTGTGGCCGGGCGAGGACGAGCATCCCATGCTGGTGGAGACGGTGATCCCCGACCGGGATGCCGACTTCACGCAGTTCGTCAAGGACGACGTGGCTCGCAGGCAGGCCATCGAGGACGAGTTCTACGCCCATCTCGCGGCGGAGCAGTAGGGCGCGGGCGGTGACGGCGAATGGCGCGGCAGCGATCCCGGAAGCCCTGGCCGGGGCAACTGGAGTTCGACCTGTGGGGGCTCGACGAGCCCGCCGCCGACACCGCGCTCGCCACCGCTCGCGAAACCGGGGCAGGCGATGAACAAGTACGGGCAGATGGCGCTGGAGCACTGGCAGGCGACAGCTCCGAGCCGAGTGGCGGAGCTGAGCGATCCGGCGACGTTCTTCGAGACGCTGGGCCTGGAGATGCAGGCGCAGGTGACGAACCTCGCGTCGATGCTGGCGGGCAGCGACCGGCAGGGGGAGACTTTCTTGCAGAAGGTCGCCCGGCTGACAGCGGCCCGGAGACAGGCGGAGGAGGTCGTGATGTCGCAACTGGCGTGGGTCACCGACCCGAGCCTGCCGCTGGATCAGGCACGGGAGGAATGGGAGCAGACCCGCCCCTCCGACGAGAACCTGGTCCTCTGGGCCGAGCGGATGCAGGACTGCCCGGATTCGATGCCCTCCTCCGTGGAGTTGGAGGAGATGGCGAAGACGTGGGCGCTGCCGGTCGAGTTCCTGCTGGAGCTCGTGGCGACGGAGCCCCCACGGGAGTACATGCGGGCGAACCGGGCGACGCTCGCCGAGGCGGCGACGATCCGCTTCTTCCGCG
Protein-coding sequences here:
- a CDS encoding single-stranded DNA-binding protein → MRTKESLWGFFASDPQLSFNEKGEARLFAWIGQEQFERNPDGSFTQGETKFYPFKMFRKTAEHAYEKFARGDTFVASGHVQKFSYEKNGETISGEEFIATHIGPDAARTSYAVDRGRSRTQHVESAAIEAPDPTIPQQPSPRPMTL